One window from the genome of Blastopirellula retiformator encodes:
- the recR gene encoding recombination mediator RecR translates to MVQTTDSVTRLVEEFAKLPGIGRKSAERLAYHILRVHESEALALSDAIRTVKQNVRYCSQCFNLAESELCSVCQDSRRDKTLLCIVEQPRDLMAIEQSGMYPGLYHVLLGRIAPLEGIGPDQLTIDALVDRVREGTFREIIMATNPTTEGDGTALHISNLLSELPVTLTRLARGITTGSILEFTNKEILADALSGRQKL, encoded by the coding sequence ATGGTTCAAACGACAGACTCCGTAACGCGATTGGTGGAGGAATTCGCCAAACTTCCCGGCATCGGCCGCAAAAGCGCCGAACGGCTCGCGTACCACATTTTGCGCGTGCACGAGTCGGAAGCGCTGGCGCTGTCCGACGCGATTCGCACGGTCAAGCAAAACGTTCGCTACTGCTCCCAATGTTTTAACCTGGCCGAGTCCGAACTTTGCTCGGTCTGTCAAGACTCGCGACGCGACAAGACGTTGCTCTGCATCGTCGAGCAGCCGCGCGACTTGATGGCGATCGAGCAATCGGGCATGTACCCCGGTTTGTATCACGTACTGTTAGGACGCATCGCTCCGCTGGAAGGCATCGGCCCCGATCAATTGACGATTGACGCGCTGGTCGATCGCGTGCGGGAGGGGACGTTCCGCGAGATCATCATGGCGACCAATCCCACCACCGAAGGAGACGGGACGGCGCTGCATATCTCGAACCTTTTGTCCGAGCTGCCCGTAACGTTAACGCGGCTTGCCCGCGGAATCACCACCGGCAGCATCCTGGAGTTTACGAACAAAGAGATCTTGGCCGACGCGCTTTCAGGGCGTCAAAAGCTATAA
- a CDS encoding glycosyltransferase family 2 protein yields MPEQHVTAAEIPITVIVPHYNGAPYVLETLDSIRAQSYPAAEIIVVDDHSSDDSLAQIRDWNESHGSPLRILSTESNSGGPSRPTNLAIAAANSPWIAVLDQDDLFHVDRLQRAAAAIRLSPQAECIVSLGSLLHAPNDPATIGQGRFLRDHHWRQQPLADDVYPLPSRRAVASCVRHGMFAAGYPGLAFRRDAWQAIGGVRESFVVASDFHFLLSLAARSDLVVIDQPLYQRRVHGQNLSHRSTLGFAEVLQAIAEQLQPQPELLADSDLREALAWRIIESGWNVAAFGQLRLGARLIRQTAQIAGWTPKRTVQLAATPLMPIYRRLFLSRSNPAADVIARVEQYAEQLLELMRGSNRRR; encoded by the coding sequence ATGCCTGAGCAACACGTTACTGCTGCAGAGATTCCGATCACGGTCATCGTGCCGCATTATAACGGGGCGCCGTATGTTCTTGAAACGCTCGATTCGATCCGCGCTCAGTCGTACCCCGCCGCAGAAATCATCGTCGTCGATGATCACTCCTCCGACGACTCGCTCGCTCAAATCCGCGACTGGAACGAGTCGCATGGCTCGCCGCTCCGGATTCTCTCGACCGAATCGAACAGCGGCGGGCCTTCGCGACCAACCAACCTGGCGATCGCAGCTGCCAACAGTCCCTGGATCGCCGTGCTCGACCAGGACGATCTTTTTCATGTCGACCGCTTGCAGCGAGCCGCCGCAGCGATCCGTCTGTCGCCCCAGGCCGAGTGCATCGTTTCGCTGGGCAGTTTGCTGCATGCCCCCAACGATCCGGCCACGATCGGGCAAGGTCGATTCCTCCGCGATCACCATTGGCGTCAGCAACCGTTGGCCGACGACGTCTACCCGCTTCCCAGTCGCCGCGCGGTCGCCAGTTGCGTACGTCATGGGATGTTTGCGGCCGGCTATCCAGGGCTCGCGTTTCGCCGCGACGCCTGGCAGGCGATTGGCGGAGTTCGCGAATCGTTTGTCGTCGCCTCCGATTTTCACTTTCTCCTCTCGTTGGCCGCGCGGTCCGATCTGGTGGTGATCGATCAACCGCTGTACCAGCGCCGCGTCCATGGGCAGAATCTGTCGCACCGCAGCACGTTAGGCTTCGCCGAAGTGCTGCAGGCCATCGCCGAACAACTGCAGCCGCAGCCGGAATTGCTGGCCGATTCGGATCTGCGCGAGGCCTTGGCCTGGCGGATTATCGAGTCAGGCTGGAATGTCGCCGCCTTTGGCCAATTGCGTCTCGGCGCCCGCTTGATCCGCCAAACCGCGCAAATTGCCGGTTGGACGCCGAAGCGCACCGTGCAACTGGCGGCGACGCCGCTGATGCCGATCTACCGCCGGCTGTTTCTTTCACGCAGCAATCCGGCTGCGGACGTGATCGCCCGGGTCGAGCAATATGCGGAACAGTTGCTGGAATTGATGCGCGGGTCGAACCGGCGGCGATGA
- the rpoN gene encoding RNA polymerase factor sigma-54, translating to MRLSLGLEQKLVQKQVLAPRMIQSMEILQLPVMALQEKIEQEMNENPLLEVQEVEPDGTDDPVEKTDNDSIAETEKEFVVDENKDNADDFERLLDLNNEYPDTFDDRPQRSLNQMEDDANRKHDALANVASRVETLQDHLDTQLGELNIEPELLELAMRIISSLDSNGYLTTSLEDLLPPDSSEEMVAHAREALAIVQALDPAGVGARDLRECLLLQLEPAQPYFDELRTLISNHLEDLCENRLPLIQKKTGYTIELIQDAWSELRKLNPKPGSAYKEDFVPNVVPDLTLEISDDGEYGVKTEDGEVPQLRISNYYRKRLMDPTATVEEKDFIKRKINAAQWLIDSINQRKNTLARVAQAIVDHQHDFIEKGPEYIEPLKMQQIADKVGVHVTTVSRAVDDKWIQTPRGIFPLKRFFAGGTTNEAGDEVTWDAIRLKLQEIIDSEDKAKPHSDDELVTLLKNEGLNVARRTVTKYRKKMGIPSSRQRRDWSKKG from the coding sequence ATGCGACTTTCGCTTGGTTTAGAACAGAAGCTGGTCCAGAAGCAAGTTCTGGCGCCCAGGATGATCCAGTCGATGGAGATCCTGCAGCTGCCGGTGATGGCGCTGCAAGAGAAGATCGAACAGGAGATGAACGAAAATCCGTTGCTCGAGGTTCAAGAAGTCGAGCCGGACGGAACCGACGATCCGGTCGAAAAAACAGATAACGATTCGATTGCCGAGACCGAAAAAGAATTCGTCGTTGACGAAAACAAAGACAACGCCGACGATTTTGAGCGTCTGCTCGATCTCAACAACGAGTATCCCGATACGTTTGATGATCGCCCGCAACGTTCGCTCAACCAGATGGAAGACGACGCCAATCGCAAGCATGATGCGCTGGCCAACGTCGCATCGCGCGTCGAAACGCTGCAGGACCATCTTGATACCCAGCTGGGCGAGCTGAATATCGAGCCGGAGCTGCTAGAGCTGGCGATGCGGATCATTTCGTCGCTCGACTCCAACGGCTATCTGACCACGTCGCTGGAAGATTTGCTGCCGCCCGATTCAAGCGAAGAGATGGTGGCCCATGCCCGCGAAGCGCTGGCGATTGTGCAAGCGCTTGACCCGGCCGGCGTCGGCGCACGCGATCTGCGCGAATGCTTGCTGCTGCAGCTGGAGCCGGCGCAACCTTACTTCGACGAACTGCGGACCTTGATCAGCAATCATCTCGAAGACCTCTGCGAGAACCGTCTGCCGCTGATTCAGAAGAAGACCGGTTACACGATCGAACTGATTCAGGACGCCTGGTCGGAACTTCGCAAGCTGAACCCCAAGCCGGGCTCCGCCTACAAAGAAGACTTTGTCCCGAACGTTGTGCCTGACCTGACGCTGGAGATTAGCGATGACGGCGAGTATGGCGTGAAGACCGAAGATGGCGAAGTGCCGCAGCTGCGGATCAGCAACTATTATCGCAAACGCCTGATGGACCCGACGGCGACGGTCGAAGAGAAGGATTTCATCAAGCGGAAGATCAACGCCGCCCAGTGGCTGATCGATTCGATCAACCAACGCAAAAACACGCTGGCCCGCGTCGCTCAGGCGATCGTCGATCACCAGCACGACTTCATCGAAAAGGGGCCGGAGTATATCGAGCCCCTCAAGATGCAGCAGATCGCCGACAAGGTAGGCGTCCACGTGACGACCGTCAGCCGGGCGGTCGACGACAAGTGGATTCAAACTCCCCGCGGCATCTTCCCGCTCAAACGATTCTTCGCCGGCGGCACCACCAACGAAGCTGGTGATGAAGTGACCTGGGATGCGATTCGCCTGAAGCTGCAAGAGATCATCGACAGCGAAGACAAGGCGAAACCGCACAGCGACGACGAACTGGTCACGCTGCTGAAAAACGAAGGCCTGAACGTCGCCCGCCGCACGGTCACCAAGTACCGCAAAAAGATGGGCATCCCCAGCTCGCGGCAACGCCGAGATTGGTCGAAAAAAGGCTGA